A portion of the Homo sapiens chromosome 16, GRCh38.p14 Primary Assembly genome contains these proteins:
- the IRX3 gene encoding iroquois-class homeodomain protein IRX-3, producing the protein MSFPQLGYQYIRPLYPSERPGAAGGSGGSAGARGGLGAGASELNASGSLSNVLSSVYGAPYAAAAAAAAAQGYGAFLPYAAELPIFPQLGAQYELKDSPGVQHPAAAAAFPHPHPAFYPYGQYQFGDPSRPKNATRESTSTLKAWLNEHRKNPYPTKGEKIMLAIITKMTLTQVSTWFANARRRLKKENKMTWAPRSRTDEEGNAYGSEREEEDEEEDEEDGKRELELEEEELGGEEEDTGGEGLADDDEDEEIDLENLDGAATEPELSLAGAARRDGDLGLGPISDSKNSDSEDSSEGLEDRPLPVLSLAPAPPPVAVASPSLPSPPVSLDPCAPAPAPASALQKPKIWSLAETATSPDNPRRSPPGAGGSPPGAAVAPSALQLSPAAAAAAAHRLVSAPLGKFPAWTNRPFPGPPPGPRLHPLSLLGSAPPHLLGLPGAAGHPAAAAAFARPAEPEGGTDRCSALEVEKKLLKTAFQPVPRRPQNHLDAALVLSALSSS; encoded by the exons ATGTCCTTCCCCCAGCTGGGATACCAATACATCCGCCCGCTTTACCCGTCCGAGCGCCCGGGGGCCGCTGGCGGCAGCGGCGGCAGCGCGGGGGCCCGGGGCGGCCTGGGTGCCGGAGCCTCGGAGCTGAACGCCTCGGGGTCCCTGTCCAACGTGCTCTCGTCCGTGTACGGGGCGCCCTACGCCGCGGCCGCTGCGGCCGCCGCCGCCCAAGGCTACGGCGCCTTCCTGCCCTACGCCGCGGAGCTGCCCATCTTCCCGCAGCTG GGCGCGCAGTATGAGCTGAAGGACAGCCCCGGGGTGCAGCATCCGGCCGCGGCTGCCGCGTTTCCGCACCCGCACCCCGCCTTCTACCCGTATGGCCAGTACCAGTTCGGGGACCCGTCCCGTCCCAAGAACGCCACCAGGGAGAGCACCAGCACGCTGAAGGCCTGGCTCAACGAGCACCGCAAGAACCCCTACCCCACCAAGGGCGAGAAGATCATGCTGGCCATCATCACCAAGATGACCCTCACCCAGGTGTCCACCTGGTTCGCCAACGCGCGCCGGCGCCTCAAGAAGGAGAATAAGATGACTTGGGCGCCTCGCAGCCGCACTGACGAGGAGGGAAACGCTTATGGGAGCGAGCGCGAGGAGGAAGACgaagaggaggacgaggaggacgGCAAACGCGAGCtagagctggaggaggaggagctcgggggggaggaggaggacacGGGGGGCGAGGGCCTGGCTGACGACGACGAGGACGAGGAGATCGATTTGGAGAACTTAGACGGCGCGGCCACCGAGCCTGAGCTGTCCCTGGCTGGGGCGGCGCGCAGGGATGGCGACCTAGGCCTGGGACCCATTTCGGACTCCAAAAATAGCGACTCGGAAGATAGCTCTGAGGGCTTAGAGGACCGGCCACTACCGGTCCTGAGTCTGGCTCCAGCGCCACCACCAGTGGCCGTGGCCTCGCCGTCTCTGCCGTCGCCCCCCGTGAGCCTGGACCCCTGCGCTCCCGCACCAGCCCCCGCCTCCGCCCTGCAGAAGCCCAAGATCTGGTCCCTCGCGGAGACTGCCACAAGCCCGGACAACCCGCGCCGCTCGCCTCCCGGCGCGGGGGGGTCTCCACCGGGGGCAGCGGTCGCGCCTTCCGCCCTGCAGCTCTctccggccgccgccgccgccgccgctcacAGACTGGTCTCAGCGCCGCTGGGCAAGTTCCCGGCTTGGACCAACCGGCCGTTTCCAGGCCCACCGCCCGGCCCCCGCCTGCACCCGCTCTCCCTGCTGGGCTCTGCCCCTCCGCACCTGCTGGGACTTCCCGGAGCCGCGGGCCACCCGGCTGCCGCCGCCGCCTTCGCTCGGCCAGCGGAGCCCGAAGGCGGAACAG ATCGCTGTAGTGCCTTGGAAGTGGAGAAAAAGTTACTCAAGACAGCTTTCCAGCCCGTGCCCAGGCG GCCCCAGAACCATCTGGACGCCGCCCTGGTCTTATCGGCTCTCTCCTCAtcctag
- the IRX3 gene encoding iroquois-class homeodomain protein IRX-3 isoform X1 translates to MSFPQLGYQYIRPLYPSERPGAAGGSGGSAGARGGLGAGASELNASGSLSNVLSSVYGAPYAAAAAAAAAQGYGAFLPYAAELPIFPQLGAQYELKDSPGVQHPAAAAAFPHPHPAFYPYGQYQFGDPSRPKNATRESTSTLKAWLNEHRKNPYPTKGEKIMLAIITKMTLTQVSTWFANARRRLKKENKMTWAPRSRTDEEGNAYGSEREEEDEEEDEEDGKRELELEEEELGGEEEDTGGEGLADDDEDEEIDLENLDGAATEPELSLAGAARRDGDLGLGPISDSKNSDSEDSSEGLEDRPLPVLSLAPAPPPVAVASPSLPSPPVSLDPCAPAPAPASALQKPKIWSLAETATSPDNPRRSPPGAGGSPPGAAVAPSALQLSPAAAAAAAHRLVSAPLGKFPAWTNRPFPGPPPGPRLHPLSLLGSAPPHLLGLPGAAGHPAAAAAFARPAEPEGGTDRCSALEVEKKLLKTAFQPVPRRPRPRVLTPRAHPTVKPQHTHLQLDIILHCDTFLTIGPNPSRISPP, encoded by the exons ATGTCCTTCCCCCAGCTGGGATACCAATACATCCGCCCGCTTTACCCGTCCGAGCGCCCGGGGGCCGCTGGCGGCAGCGGCGGCAGCGCGGGGGCCCGGGGCGGCCTGGGTGCCGGAGCCTCGGAGCTGAACGCCTCGGGGTCCCTGTCCAACGTGCTCTCGTCCGTGTACGGGGCGCCCTACGCCGCGGCCGCTGCGGCCGCCGCCGCCCAAGGCTACGGCGCCTTCCTGCCCTACGCCGCGGAGCTGCCCATCTTCCCGCAGCTG GGCGCGCAGTATGAGCTGAAGGACAGCCCCGGGGTGCAGCATCCGGCCGCGGCTGCCGCGTTTCCGCACCCGCACCCCGCCTTCTACCCGTATGGCCAGTACCAGTTCGGGGACCCGTCCCGTCCCAAGAACGCCACCAGGGAGAGCACCAGCACGCTGAAGGCCTGGCTCAACGAGCACCGCAAGAACCCCTACCCCACCAAGGGCGAGAAGATCATGCTGGCCATCATCACCAAGATGACCCTCACCCAGGTGTCCACCTGGTTCGCCAACGCGCGCCGGCGCCTCAAGAAGGAGAATAAGATGACTTGGGCGCCTCGCAGCCGCACTGACGAGGAGGGAAACGCTTATGGGAGCGAGCGCGAGGAGGAAGACgaagaggaggacgaggaggacgGCAAACGCGAGCtagagctggaggaggaggagctcgggggggaggaggaggacacGGGGGGCGAGGGCCTGGCTGACGACGACGAGGACGAGGAGATCGATTTGGAGAACTTAGACGGCGCGGCCACCGAGCCTGAGCTGTCCCTGGCTGGGGCGGCGCGCAGGGATGGCGACCTAGGCCTGGGACCCATTTCGGACTCCAAAAATAGCGACTCGGAAGATAGCTCTGAGGGCTTAGAGGACCGGCCACTACCGGTCCTGAGTCTGGCTCCAGCGCCACCACCAGTGGCCGTGGCCTCGCCGTCTCTGCCGTCGCCCCCCGTGAGCCTGGACCCCTGCGCTCCCGCACCAGCCCCCGCCTCCGCCCTGCAGAAGCCCAAGATCTGGTCCCTCGCGGAGACTGCCACAAGCCCGGACAACCCGCGCCGCTCGCCTCCCGGCGCGGGGGGGTCTCCACCGGGGGCAGCGGTCGCGCCTTCCGCCCTGCAGCTCTctccggccgccgccgccgccgccgctcacAGACTGGTCTCAGCGCCGCTGGGCAAGTTCCCGGCTTGGACCAACCGGCCGTTTCCAGGCCCACCGCCCGGCCCCCGCCTGCACCCGCTCTCCCTGCTGGGCTCTGCCCCTCCGCACCTGCTGGGACTTCCCGGAGCCGCGGGCCACCCGGCTGCCGCCGCCGCCTTCGCTCGGCCAGCGGAGCCCGAAGGCGGAACAG ATCGCTGTAGTGCCTTGGAAGTGGAGAAAAAGTTACTCAAGACAGCTTTCCAGCCCGTGCCCAGGCG CCCCAGACCTCGGGTCCTGACGCCTCGTGCCCACCCTACAGTTAAACCCCaacacacacatctacaactgGACATAATTTTACATTGCGACACCTTCCTGACGATCGGCCCCAATCCAAGTAGGATCTCCCCGCCCTAG